Proteins from a genomic interval of Oncorhynchus mykiss isolate Arlee chromosome 21, USDA_OmykA_1.1, whole genome shotgun sequence:
- the LOC110500087 gene encoding uncharacterized protein LOC110500087 translates to MKDTHTLLNLLLLLVYLAGSALTTDGGSGSTNGPLDLTIVGPDFVKVGVPRSFDCAAQCSPSCSYRMSIYGQIWQGNKLLFTARQWEESLNLTCTARNDDSGRSSTVSKILQVLAGPTNVSITGPALMTPGAPQSFQCNADCRPSCKYTWKIKGRWLGGQGSEITVTPEELATSVTLNCKAINSVSGLYAMATRKIPVTSGPSEVHIIGPESVAVGFKSMFQCIAKCSPACDYHWTIDGHTVHGSEMEMTVEQHVKPEKIMCHAQNTFSTNFEVVTKTVRVESHDHTF, encoded by the exons ATGAAGGATACACACACCCTGCTCAATCTGCTTCTGCTGCTAGTGTACCTAGCAG GATCAGCTTTGACCACAGATGGAGGGAGTGGCAGTACCA ATGGTCCCTTGGACCTAACCATAGTGGGACCTGACTTTGTTAAAGTGGGCGTGCCACGCAGCTTTGACTGTGCCGCCCAGTGCTCTCCCTCCTGCAGCTACAGAATGAGTATCTACGGGCAGATTTGGCAGGGCAACAAGCTGTTGTTCACAGCTCGCCAATGGGAGGAGTCCCTAAACCTTACATGCACTGCAAGGAATGATGACTCTGGGAGGTCCTCTACAGTATCAAAGATACTCCAGGTTTTAG CTGGACCAACCAACGTATCGATCACAGGCCCTGCCCTGATGACCCCAGGGGCCCCTCAAAGCTTCCAGTGTAACGCCGACTGCCGTCCCTCCTGCAAGTACACCTGGAAGATAAAGGGCCGATGGCTCGGGGGACAGGGGAGCGAGATTACCGTAACTCCCGAAGAGTTGGCCACCTCTGTTACCCTGAACTGCAAGGCCATCAACAGTGTGTCTGGGCTCTATGCCATGGCAACCAGGAAAATACCTGTGACAT CTGGTCCATCAGAGGTCCACATCATAGGCCCAGAATCTGTTGCAGTCGGCTTCAAGTCCATGTTTCAGTGCATTGCCAAATGCTCTCCCGCTTGTGACTACCACTGGACCATTGATGGTCACACTGTCCATGGCAGTGAGATGGAGATGACGGTCGAGCAACATGTGAAGCCAGAGAAGATTATGTGCCACGCTCAGAATACGTTCTCAACTAATTTTGAGGTGGTCACCAAGACCGTACGAGTGGAATCTCATGATCACACATTTTAG
- the LOC110500090 gene encoding mitogen-activated protein kinase 12 isoform X1, with product MSVRTRTGFYRQEVNKTAWEVPERYRELKQVGTGAYGTVCSAQDRRTGVRVAIKKLHRPFQSKLFAKRAYRELRLLKHMKHENVIGLLDVFTSEISLDRFHDFYLVMPFMGTDLGKLMKMERLSQDRVQFLVYQILKGLKYIHSAGIIHRDLKPGNLSVNEDCELKILDFGLARQTDTEMTGYVVTRWYRAPEVILNWMHYTQTVDIWSVGCIMAEMLLGKPLFKGNDHLDQLKEIMKITGTPTADFVTKLQSQDAKNYIRSLPKVPKKDLHFIFSKASSDAVCVLERMLLLDPERRVSASEALAMPFFSEFREPEEETEAQSYDHSMDNTDLPLEQWKRHTFTEILSFRPAATETKDPKETSL from the exons ATGTCGGTTCGCACGCGGACAGGATTTTACCGTCAGGAGGTAAACAAAACGGCATGGGAGGTTCCAGAGCGTTACCGCGAGCTAAAGCAGGTGGGGACTGGCGCCTATGGGACAGTATG CTCCGCCCAGGACCGCAGGACTGGGGTGAGGGTGGCCATCAAGAAGCTCCACAGACCcttccagtcaaagctcttcGCCAAGAGGGCCTACAGAGAGCTCCGGCTCCTCAAGCACATGAAGCACGAAAAT GTGATTGGACTGCTGGATGTGTTCACTTCTGAGATCTCATTGGACAGGTTTCATGACTT TTACCTGGTAATGCCATTCATGGGTACTGATCTGGGGAAACTGATGAAGATGGAGAGATTGTCACAGGACAGGGTGCAATTCCTTGTCTATCAAATCCTGAAAGGACTCAAG TATATCCACTCTGCAGGGATCATCCACAGG GATCTCAAACCTGGAAATTTGTCTGTCAACGAAGACTGTGAGCTGAAG atCCTTGACTTCGGGCTGGCTCGGCAGACGGACACAGAGATGACTGGGTACGTCGTCACTCGCTGGTACAGAGCCCCCGAGGTAATCCTCAATTGGATGCACTATACCCAGACTG TGGATATCTGGTCGGTGGGCTGCATCATGGCGGAGATGCTGCTGGGGAAGCCGCTGTTCAAAGGAAATGACC ACCTGGACCAACTGAAAGAGATCATGAAGATTACTGGTACACCCACTGCAGACTTTGTTACGAAGCTACAAAGCCAAgat GCCAAAAACTACATACGGAGCCTTCCCAAAGTACCAAAGAAAgatttgcactttattttttccAAAGCTAGCTCAGACG CGGTGTGTGTGCTGGAGCGCATGCTGTTGCTGGACCCTGAGAGGCGGGTGAGTGCATCGGAGGCGCTGGCCATGCCCTTTTTCAGCGAGTTCAGAGAACCAGAGGAGGAGACTGAGGCCCAGTCCTACGATCACTCCATGGACAACACAGACCTGCCcctggaacagtggaaac GTCACACATTCACAGAGATCCTGTCCTTCAGGCCTGCAGCAACAGAGACCAAGGACCCCAAAGAGACATCACTCTGA
- the LOC110500090 gene encoding mitogen-activated protein kinase 12 isoform X2 has product MSVRTRTGFYRQEVNKTAWEVPERYRELKQVGTGAYGTVCSAQDRRTGVRVAIKKLHRPFQSKLFAKRAYRELRLLKHMKHENVIGLLDVFTSEISLDRFHDFYLVMPFMGTDLGKLMKMERLSQDRVQFLVYQILKGLKDLKPGNLSVNEDCELKILDFGLARQTDTEMTGYVVTRWYRAPEVILNWMHYTQTVDIWSVGCIMAEMLLGKPLFKGNDHLDQLKEIMKITGTPTADFVTKLQSQDAKNYIRSLPKVPKKDLHFIFSKASSDAVCVLERMLLLDPERRVSASEALAMPFFSEFREPEEETEAQSYDHSMDNTDLPLEQWKRHTFTEILSFRPAATETKDPKETSL; this is encoded by the exons ATGTCGGTTCGCACGCGGACAGGATTTTACCGTCAGGAGGTAAACAAAACGGCATGGGAGGTTCCAGAGCGTTACCGCGAGCTAAAGCAGGTGGGGACTGGCGCCTATGGGACAGTATG CTCCGCCCAGGACCGCAGGACTGGGGTGAGGGTGGCCATCAAGAAGCTCCACAGACCcttccagtcaaagctcttcGCCAAGAGGGCCTACAGAGAGCTCCGGCTCCTCAAGCACATGAAGCACGAAAAT GTGATTGGACTGCTGGATGTGTTCACTTCTGAGATCTCATTGGACAGGTTTCATGACTT TTACCTGGTAATGCCATTCATGGGTACTGATCTGGGGAAACTGATGAAGATGGAGAGATTGTCACAGGACAGGGTGCAATTCCTTGTCTATCAAATCCTGAAAGGACTCAAG GATCTCAAACCTGGAAATTTGTCTGTCAACGAAGACTGTGAGCTGAAG atCCTTGACTTCGGGCTGGCTCGGCAGACGGACACAGAGATGACTGGGTACGTCGTCACTCGCTGGTACAGAGCCCCCGAGGTAATCCTCAATTGGATGCACTATACCCAGACTG TGGATATCTGGTCGGTGGGCTGCATCATGGCGGAGATGCTGCTGGGGAAGCCGCTGTTCAAAGGAAATGACC ACCTGGACCAACTGAAAGAGATCATGAAGATTACTGGTACACCCACTGCAGACTTTGTTACGAAGCTACAAAGCCAAgat GCCAAAAACTACATACGGAGCCTTCCCAAAGTACCAAAGAAAgatttgcactttattttttccAAAGCTAGCTCAGACG CGGTGTGTGTGCTGGAGCGCATGCTGTTGCTGGACCCTGAGAGGCGGGTGAGTGCATCGGAGGCGCTGGCCATGCCCTTTTTCAGCGAGTTCAGAGAACCAGAGGAGGAGACTGAGGCCCAGTCCTACGATCACTCCATGGACAACACAGACCTGCCcctggaacagtggaaac GTCACACATTCACAGAGATCCTGTCCTTCAGGCCTGCAGCAACAGAGACCAAGGACCCCAAAGAGACATCACTCTGA
- the LOC110500090 gene encoding mitogen-activated protein kinase 12 isoform X3: MKHENVIGLLDVFTSEISLDRFHDFYLVMPFMGTDLGKLMKMERLSQDRVQFLVYQILKGLKYIHSAGIIHRDLKPGNLSVNEDCELKILDFGLARQTDTEMTGYVVTRWYRAPEVILNWMHYTQTVDIWSVGCIMAEMLLGKPLFKGNDHLDQLKEIMKITGTPTADFVTKLQSQDAKNYIRSLPKVPKKDLHFIFSKASSDAVCVLERMLLLDPERRVSASEALAMPFFSEFREPEEETEAQSYDHSMDNTDLPLEQWKRHTFTEILSFRPAATETKDPKETSL; this comes from the exons ATGAAGCACGAAAAT GTGATTGGACTGCTGGATGTGTTCACTTCTGAGATCTCATTGGACAGGTTTCATGACTT TTACCTGGTAATGCCATTCATGGGTACTGATCTGGGGAAACTGATGAAGATGGAGAGATTGTCACAGGACAGGGTGCAATTCCTTGTCTATCAAATCCTGAAAGGACTCAAG TATATCCACTCTGCAGGGATCATCCACAGG GATCTCAAACCTGGAAATTTGTCTGTCAACGAAGACTGTGAGCTGAAG atCCTTGACTTCGGGCTGGCTCGGCAGACGGACACAGAGATGACTGGGTACGTCGTCACTCGCTGGTACAGAGCCCCCGAGGTAATCCTCAATTGGATGCACTATACCCAGACTG TGGATATCTGGTCGGTGGGCTGCATCATGGCGGAGATGCTGCTGGGGAAGCCGCTGTTCAAAGGAAATGACC ACCTGGACCAACTGAAAGAGATCATGAAGATTACTGGTACACCCACTGCAGACTTTGTTACGAAGCTACAAAGCCAAgat GCCAAAAACTACATACGGAGCCTTCCCAAAGTACCAAAGAAAgatttgcactttattttttccAAAGCTAGCTCAGACG CGGTGTGTGTGCTGGAGCGCATGCTGTTGCTGGACCCTGAGAGGCGGGTGAGTGCATCGGAGGCGCTGGCCATGCCCTTTTTCAGCGAGTTCAGAGAACCAGAGGAGGAGACTGAGGCCCAGTCCTACGATCACTCCATGGACAACACAGACCTGCCcctggaacagtggaaac GTCACACATTCACAGAGATCCTGTCCTTCAGGCCTGCAGCAACAGAGACCAAGGACCCCAAAGAGACATCACTCTGA